The DNA region aggagctcttgggctttggaggccagggtggcggaaccgcaggagctaagggaggcagaaaggtatgttgatgaggctttccaggacactgtagaattgtcagACAGTCCcatgctgttgaggaggatgaaaggcccagggaaacagaggaaaaccttcccatagttgggaccctccttccagatggtgctggggttgcctctcacactgaggttacctctccaggggagggaactccagtcagtAGGAAAcagcaggtgttagtaatgggagattcaatcattagaaacagatagctgggtttgtgatgaccggggagaaccgtatggtgacttgcctgcctggtccGAAGGTTGCAGCTCTCTCAGGGCATCTCATAGACctctgtgtagtgctggggaggagccagtggtcatggtacatgtaggtaccgaTGAcacagggaagggtaggagaCACATTGTGGAGGccaatttaggctgctagggaagagactgcaatccaggacctctatggtggcgttctcagaaatgctcccagttccacatgcaggccaggtaggcaggcagcgCTTCAGAATCTCACTGTGTGGATgagatggtgtagagaggaggggtttagattcattaggaactggggaaacttttgggatggggggagcctatacaggaagaatgggctccacctaaaccaaagtggaaccagactgctggcacttaacattaaaaaggttgctgagcagtttttttaactaggagatgggggaaagccaactgctgcagaggagcgtgtggatcagacacagacttctctagGTTACAGTTAGGCACAGAGGATGGaaaaggataatgtaagggccagatcggacgcatcagaaaagggcagacaaataaacattgacaagtttttaaaatgcttgtatgcaaatgttagaagtctaaataataagatgggtgaactagaatgcttcgtgataaaggaggatattgatataatacaCATcgcagaaacctggtggactgaggacaatcaataggacacaatcattccagggtagaAAATATATccgaaggacagaacaggttgtgcgaggggagtggcactgtatgtgaaagaaaatgtagaatcacatgaagtaaaaatcttaagtgaatccacatgttccatagaatctctatggatagaaattttaTGCTCTAATAAGACCACCACATTAGGGATCTactatcgaccacctgaccaggacagtaatagtgatgatgaaatgctaagagaaattagagaggctatcaaaattaagaactcaataataatggtgggggatttcaattatccccatagtgactaggaacatgtcacctcaggacaaaatgcagagacaaaatttctcaatactttaaatgactgcttctttgagcagctggtaggggaacccacaaggggagaggcaactctagatttagtcctgagtggagcacaggagctggtccgaGAGGTAACtaataacaggaccgcttggaaatagtgaccataacataaCATCCCTGCGGTGGGAAGaatatctcaacagcccaacactgtggcatttaatttcaaaaaggggaactatgcaaaaatgagagggttagttaaacagaaattaaaaaggtacagtgactaaagtgaaatccctacaAGCTGCATAGGCGCTTTTTAAAGAagccataatagaggcccaacttaaatgtataccccaaattaagaaacacggTCAATGAACTAAacaagagccactgtggcttaaccgccatgtaaaagaagcagtgagagatcaaaagacttcctttaaaaagtggaagtcaaatcctagtggggtaaatagaaaggagcataaacgctGCCACATTAAGTGTAAagatgtaataagaaaagccaaagaggagtttgtagaatggctagccaaaaactcaaaaggtaataaagtaagtacatcagaagcaggaagcctgctaaacaaccagtggggcccctcgatgatcgagatacaaaaggagcgcttaaagatgataaagtcattgcaaagaaactaaatggattctttgtttcagtcttcacagccgaggatgttagggagattcccaaacctacgCCAGCTTTTGTagctgacaaatctgaggaaccatcacagattgaagtgttacaagaggaggctttggaattaattgataaacttaacattaacaagtcactgggaccggatggcattcacccaagagttctgaaagaactcaaaggtgaagttgtggaactcttaactagggtttgtaatctgtcctttaaattggcttctgtacccagtgactgaaagatagctaatgtaacgccaatatttaaaaaaggctctagagatGAACCCAGCAATTACAGAtgggtaagtctaacatcagtaccaggcaaattagtcgaaacaatagtaaagaataaaactgTCGGACACCTAGAACAACATAAATTGTtggacaaaagtcaacatggtttctgtaaagggaaactgtgtcttactaatctattagagttctttgaagaggtcaaacaaatatgtggacaagggggatctggtggacgtagtgtacttagatttccagaaagcctttgacaaggtccctcaccaaaggctcttatgtaaattaagttgtcgtgggataaaagggaaggtcctttcatggattgagaactggttaaaagacagggaacaaagggtaggaattaatggtaaattctcagaatggagactgataactagtggtgttccccaaggaccaatcctattcaacttattcataaatgatctggagaaaggggtaaacagtcaaGTGGCAAAGTGGATAAAGAAAAGTTGTTTACTTGTtaccataatacaagaactaggggtcaccaaatgaaatgaatgggcagcaggtttaaaacaaataaaaggaagtttttcatacagcgcacagtcaacttgtggaacttcttgcctgagaaggttgtgaaggctgggactataacagcgtttaaaagagaactggataaattcatggtggttaagtccataaatggctattagccaggatgggtaaggaatggtgtccctagcctctgtttgtcagagggtggagatggatggcaggagagagatcgttCAAttgttacctgttaggttcactccctctggggcacctggcattggccactgtcagtagacaggatactgggttggatggacctttggtcggacccggtacggccattcttatgttcttagtgctTTCAGACGGAATCTAGGATCCAGAAACCCATATTAATCCCAGCACTGGATGTGTTTCCTTACCTGTGAAATGTGAATAGTGCCCCAGTCCCAGATCTACTCACAGGCTAGCCCCTGAGATGTTGATGACTAGATGAAGCATTGGCAGGGCCAAGGCAGACTCTTAACCTCTTCTCTCCCCTATAGCTGCTGGCTGGTGTGGAGGCCAAGCCTTGGTGCTTTCTATGTTCCTGTGGCTTTCATTTTGGTCATCACTTGGATTTACTTCCTGTGTACTGGGGTCAACATCTGGTGCCAGTCAAAGAATCAAAAAGACCCTCCAGTGCCCCTCGAGCCCCCCCCCAGGTTGGGTGGCAGCAGCAATCTCTTGACAGACTCAGGCTCCATCTCAGTCACCCTTAACTCCGGGACACACAGTGCCGACGTGGATGGTGTCTATTCATTGAAGATGCAGTTTTGGGCACTGCTGATCACCCATTTCTCGTACATTGCGCTGTGGACGTTTGGGGCCATGGCCGTGTCCCAGCGCTGGTACCTGAATGTCATCTTTAGCTGCCTCTACGGGATAACAGCTGTGGCACTGGGGCTCTTCATCTTCATCCACCACTGTGCCCGGCGTCGAGACGTGCAGAACTCCTGGTTTGCCTGCTGCCCATCCTACAGGAATGCGCAGCCCATGCAAGCGTATGTCCACCCGGGCAGGGCAGCAGAGGAGGGCTCGCAGATCTTCATCGGGTGCAACCCCGAGGTGGCTCATTCCATCAAGTCctcttcctcacccagcagcaccAATTCTACCGTGGGCCACTGCAAGCTCACCAACCTGCAGGTGGCTCAAAACCAGGCAGAGAGCTGCCCCCTACCACGGCCAGCCTGCTACGAAGAGATTGAGCCGGCCAACAACAAGAACGCCAGCGCGGCCAGGTATGCTAACAACATACATGGGCGCAGGAACCACAAGAGCAGAACTAAGCAGTACCGGGAGGGGAAGCACCACCGCTTGAAAGTGCTTCGGGGGCCTTCTTCAGATCACCCCTCCAGTGAGAGTGGAAGCCTCCACAACAGCCATTCCGAGAGCTaccacagcagcagaaacagcccCCTGAACAACAGCTGCATAGGACCGAGGGGAGCAGCggtgcaggaaggggatgctgctctgACCCAATCCGAAGGGAGCGACGGTGGTAGCAGCGGCCATCAGGGTCCTGACTTCAGCCGAGCTCAGAGGAAAAGCACTAGCAGGGACAACCTCAAACAGGCCCACACCATTGAGAAAGAGACTAAGCGGAGATCCTACCCGCTCAACATGGCCAACCAGAATGGGGGGCTGAAAGGCAGTAAGTATGATATAAACCTCACCAGTGCAGAGAGCATGGTTGGCATGAAGACAGGCCTCTGGAAGAGCGAAACGACCGTCTAGAGCACTGAAGGGCCCGGGCAGCTGGAGTATCCCAGCATGTTTCTCCTCACGCAGAGGAGCAGCTCGCTCAGCCAGTGGCAGGGCATGGGGAATGGCGCTGCTAACTGAAGGCATCTTCCATCCAAGTCTAAGTATGTTATAAACATAGAAGTGCACTCCAGGGGCCTGGGTGGTACTGTCCAGAATGTTTTAATTCCTCTATCAATCAGCAGGTAACGGTGGGTCTTGTTCCACCTGGGTGCTAGAATGGAGAGAGAGTCAGAGCACATCAACAAGCCTCATCTAATTCTCAATGGACACAGGAGCGCTAAGATCTTACGGTGAAAGACAATCATTGCAATTCAGGCTGCTGAGGAGCAATCTTATTTTAATCACTTCTGCATGTCACGTGAGACTGATTCTAAATgctattttataaatatacagaagaaaaatgtttatttttcaaatctatattattgtatgtatatatgtatagaCTGACTGGTAGCTGATGGAAGTGCCTCCATGTTACACGGTCGGTGTTCTATGAGCAGTGAGTCTCCCCTTAGGAGTTTTGGCAAGAACTTACTTTTGCCATCCAGTGTCAGTTTGTAGACCAGAACTAGCTCCTTCATGCAAAGACGCTGCAGTAGAGATGCGGCTGTTTCATCCTTACgaaaaacacattttcagaaaGAGACTGAAATGACAAGTATTTGCTCTGACTGTTCTTAAATGTATATTTAGCCCTATGGGTTACTGAGCTACCAAAGTAAAAGCATAGTTAAAAATGAACAAGAGGTAagataagaaaaagctccaagcAAAGTAAATTGTCTGCATATGACAGACGCTAAAATCACTGCAGGAAAACTGCTCTTGAGCTGGGTTAAACGCCCTCAGAAGCCCATGCTATGCAAAAGGATTGTTGGCTGCAGCAAAGAGGCTTCCATCAATGAAACAGCAGgagcattattttgtatgtacgTTACACTCAATGTGAAAGTCTCATGCCTTGTATGTCAGGCGTTACTCGAGAGGGAACCAAAGAGTTGGACAGTGGACAGAGGTACAGATATCGATACTTGCCCAGAAATCCCATTTAGCAtgttcaaaaatgtttttttgctcTTGAAGCAAAACATTTTACTTAAGGTGAATAGATAATTCAAAATCTACCGATCCAAGAGGAAAGAACATTTTACAGACTAGGGCTGGTTCTATTACGTGAAAAGAACTTTGCTAAACTTGTAGGACAATTGTTCAGGCCACACATGCTTACAGCCGCACAGAGAAAAATTGAATTAGGTGAGTGTATATAACTCATCCTTCcaaatatggtttttaaaaagggctggTACTTGGCTAAGCACTTGTTTGTCCAATACAAAAAGATCAAGTACCCTTTTTCTAGTGTAAAATATAAAGCAGCTTCTTACTACGAACACAGGCAGGTCGCAGAGCCTGGTGTTGAAAAGGAGCTTTGGGTTAAAATGTTTATAGAAAATATCTCCTAGAAAAGGAAGTTGCTATTCAAAACAGTGCCCAGCAATTCCTGTTGTGGTAGCATGAGCTGAGATTTGTTGCCAATTCCACCATATATCATTAAAGAAACATAGTGAGAACTCATGAGGAGAAAACAGAGCATCTTTAGCCTGTGAGGCATTGAACTGGGGTACTCAAACCACCAGTAATTTCATACCCTAACCAGTGGATGAAGAAACAGCCCTTAGAATTCTCCTCTGTCCTGCTGTTTGGCACTCATTCCCTACACAGAATTTGTGTTTGCCTTTCAAGAGGAGTTTTGACTATAGGTCAGCAGAGAAGAGACCCATGGTGCAGTTCAGAGAAGATAATTTTACCCTTGTGCCTGTAGTCAGCAGGGAGACCCAGTGCCTTAATTGTTCTGCTATTTTGGCTGCTTTTGTCCCACTTGAAATCAAAGGAGGATTAGAAGAGTGGGGCACGTTGCCTTGGACACAGGACTACAAGCCAGGAACCTCCTGCACTCTAAGCCCAGCTCTGATACAGACTCCCCTTTGTGGCTGAAGACAAGTCACAATCTCTGTGCCCCTGTAAAAATGGGTATCGATACTTACCTACCTCCCAAGGGGTTAGTTATGCACTGAAGTGCTAGAAGGCACGCGTGGAGCCAGCGTCCAGCCACAAGCCAGTGCTCATGTCCACACCATTTCTAAGAGATTTGCGGTGGAAAGATGCAGGAGTTAATGGATTATAAAGCACTTAACAGATTTTTCTCTATTtcttcctctccattctgaacccCTCCATCCCCTCTATTACTGAAAGACCagtgggcttacactgcagtgctaCTACCCCCTGGCCTTGTTAGACTTCCCCCTTTTTAAACGTGCTTTGTATTTAATACAATTTGAATCACATGCTGATACCCCAACCTACACACTCTTGCTGATGCTGAACTCGTTATATGCTTGCTGCACTGTGACAGTATTATATAAAAGCTTTGTATTACACTTATTTTGTCTGTTTACATTACAAGCAAATGACATATCAACAGAGCTTCTTGCAATATACacgggggagggagtggggaaaaaGTGCCAAAGAAAATATGTTtaaagggttgggggggggggttgcattttttttatataaaccgAATGTTTCTAGCagatatgttttgtttttaatatattaaagattTGCAAGTCTACTGAGAAGTGATGTTGCTTGTTTTAGGCCCTTGGTCTCCAATACATGACAGACCCTTCAGCACAGCAAGgtcattttttttattgaatttgGCTGTACTTAGATATCAACAACTAGTGCCATAATCATACAAAGAAAGGATTCAAAATTCCAGCAGCTTCACATAATACATTTAACAGCCAAGGTCAGAACTGTTTTCCTTACTAGGCAGAGGGCAACGCTAGATTCCCAACAGTATTATTAAGGATGTCTCTGTTATCCAATCCAACCCACCCACTATCTGTAGTGGCCCCAAGACAGATCTTGTAGCATGATGCCCACACATGGTCTAAAACACAGGGCGTTCATATTGCTCACCAAGGGAAACAGGCactacattttgaaaaaaacctTAACAGCAAATGAAAGTGGCAGTTCTACTAAATCACAAACAATGCAGTTGAGCTCTAGTGAAACAACATGGCAGGGTCACACTTCATGGAAAGGAACTCAAATGAACCACGTGCCAAACAGCAAGCTTGGAACACTGAGTTTTCACCAGGTGTTACTCTGTTTTAGACACGAAAAAAGTACTCTTTCCTCCTCCATATCGCCAACGGTAAATGCATAACCCTGATATTGCTCTATAATTAATAGAAGGCTTGTGCGCCACTGAGCAGCCCTGAGAAATGAACTGGCTGACCTATTCAAGGGCCCTCCTCATCCAAATAATCCTAcaatttaggacaggaaatgCAAAGCAATTAGTCCTAACCAAAACCACACAGATCAACAGCCTTTTTGCCAAGCTGGATTTGTCACGCCCAGATACAACAGCAAGAAATCTAAACGTTTCTATTGACAGTCACAACAGAATTACTTACCCATGCTACTGCCACCACCTTTGATCAGTACATAGACAAGTTAAACTCACTTGTAAGGGCTGCACCAGGACATCTGATTTCAACAAAATGACTAATTGTAAATTGGTAAGAGAACATCCAGAAGGCATTTCTGGTCACTGTGATGATTATTTCTAACACACTAAAAACAGTTTCCCTAGGAAAGTCTCAGTTAGGAAGTCATTCTGGTATTTTAATTTTCTGGCCCAGCAGAACTAGGAGAGCACATTGTCATTTACTTACAACTCCTCCCCATAGCATGCAATGCTTAAGAGGCCCCATTATCCTATTTCTCCAGTGGGACGCATGTCCGCTAGCAGTGCCACAGACAGCTGTGCCGTAGAATTCATACCTTTGCTTCAGGTGGCTAGTTCTTAGTGCCTTTGTTCATGTTGCTCTTGGGAGCTCAGTTCAGTGCCAGGCCTGGGCCTTTCTGAACTCCTGCATCTCCTCCTGGCTCCGCAGATATTGCTCTATTTCGCTGTCAGAAATGGCCTCGTCTCCAGTGATAGCCTGGTccgaagggctcagggctgctgtTCGAAGTCTCTTCCTGGGGTTTATAAGGCATGGTGGCAGCAAAGGCCTCCGTACACTGCTGCATTTCTGTttgcccccaggctggcagccctCAGCTTGGGCCGAGCACCCTGCAGCTTGTGGTGAACTCTCAGAGCCATTGCCTGCTGCTGTGGCACTTTGATCCTCAGTGTCTCCTGAGCTAAAGGAGCTTCTCAGCAGGAAGTGTCGATGCTGGAGCAGGTCCCCAATGTGTTTGACCACAGTCTTTTTGTCCACGTTGAGCACGCGCAGCCAGGCCAGCTGGGAGGCCATTCTCAGGAGGATGTCGTTAAGCTCCTTCAGCCTCAGGTGGGCCGGTGGGGGTAGGTCTGTGCCTGCCAGCTTACAGAAGTGACGGAAGGTGCATGTCAGGCGCCCCACAGGTTGCAGTGACTGCCACGCAAGGTAGGCCGCAGCAGTGACGATGGGAATGGGATGCCGGCCTGTCACGAGCCACGTCTCACTGGCTAGCTCCACAATCTGGATTGTTCGGGCAACCATCTTTTCCTTGTCCTCAGCAAATTTAGCAGGGACGCTGGCTGAACTCTGGAACAGCTTGAAACTGAGAGAGCAAAGAGAGCCCATTAGCTATATTGCTGCACTGGGTATCAGAAGCAGAAGGAAGCCATTAGATCATTAAGTCCATTGTGCTGCAAGGGTAGGGGAGGTGTCAGGTATTACTGGGGCTCTACCACACTCatagtccattttgatcaatttcatggccaAAGGGTTTTTAATTGGGCAATTTCAGGTTTTCAGATGTTTacctctgaaatttcatggtgttgtcactggggatcctgacccaaaaggaggttATGGGGGGTTGCAAAGCTGTTGAGGGGAGAGAGTTGCAGGATTGCCACCCtcatttctgcactgccttcaacATAGCCgtgcagcttcctgcagctgggatgggaggagggggggtacccagaggtgggtctgatccctccccagcccagtaaAACAGCTAGGAGCCCCGAGCTGGGGCACCCCCAGTCCtgactctccctctcccttccaatAGCTACATTTCCTGGGGAAGGGCTGATTTCACAGTCTGGGACGTGTTTTTCAGAACTGTGAATCTGGTAGGGCCCTAGGTATTACATGGCCACAGCACTGTCGGAGGCTTCCAAAGTGCAGCACACACATCAAAGTGCAGTCCTCTCTGCAAAGGGCCTTGAGTGGCTCCCATATTCatcctcagcctccccagccaaTTTGCTTGGTTTACACAGGTTATTATTGATATGTGCAAAGCCAACAGCTGGCTAGACCTTTCAGGAGAAATGCAAGACCTCGGACAGGCTTTCCACACATTCACTTTCTGCTGTAGGTGAGCAATGACTACATCACTGGGCCTCAGAAACAGGGAGAGAGGGCAAGAAGAAAGAAGTGAAGTTCTAGCCAATCCTATGAGTCTCAagacaaagggagagaagcaATAAGTCTCATGGCTGTTGAGACCACTCAGATTACCAGGCCAGAAGAGCTcttttctagtctgacct from Gopherus evgoodei ecotype Sinaloan lineage chromosome 2, rGopEvg1_v1.p, whole genome shotgun sequence includes:
- the BRF2 gene encoding transcription factor IIIB 50 kDa subunit, which encodes MSGQRKCPDCGSSEIVEDAHYAQNQLVCADCGFILTEGLLTTTFQDEEHLQEVTYSRSTGQNEQLSRCKLRGIKRVQDLCKVLYLPAVFEETALSYFQRAIEHPSFHLVRLEKKEILVGCCVFVTCRQHNWPLTMGTICSLLYADKELFASVYLCVLKELELDVPALSLTDLVKTHLNSFKLFQSSASVPAKFAEDKEKMVARTIQIVELASETWLVTGRHPIPIVTAAAYLAWQSLQPVGRLTCTFRHFCKLAGTDLPPPAHLRLKELNDILLRMASQLAWLRVLNVDKKTVVKHIGDLLQHRHFLLRSSFSSGDTEDQSATAAGNGSESSPQAAGCSAQAEGCQPGGKQKCSSVRRPLLPPCLINPRKRLRTAALSPSDQAITGDEAISDSEIEQYLRSQEEMQEFRKAQAWH